The Campylobacter curvus genome includes the window CAAATGCCATTAGTATTTAACATGGCTATGCGAGCGACGGAGCATTAATCAAATCGTAACCAAGCTTTTTATATAATCAAAAAATTTCAAAAAGGATACATTTGCAAACCAACGTCGCAAGCGAGCTTAGCATACTTGTCACCTTAGCTTTCATCATTTTCGCATCGCCTTATATCTCCAGGATATTGCGCGTGCAAGTAGCTCCGGTCGAGATAATGCTAGGCGCGCTCGCAGGCTACATCGGCGTCATAGGCGAAAACGAAATTTTCGGGCTCATTAGCGAGGTAGGCTTTTTCTTTTTGATGTTTTTAGCGGGCATGGAGATAGATCTAAGGATGCTGATAAACATCGACCGCAAAATTTTAAGGCTAGGCTGCATCTATCTGGCGCTCATCTACCTGCTAGCAGCTGTGCTGACCTTTAGTTTAGATCTTAGTACGCTTTATATCATCATCATACCGATAATGGCTGTAGGCATGATATTTACGCTGTTTAAAGAGTATGGCAAGCAGCAAGAGTGGCTAAATTTAAGCATGCTGATCGCCACTATCGGCGAGCTCATAAGTATCATGCTTTTGACGTTTGCGGCGGCTTATTTGCAGTTTGGCGCTGGCGTGAAGCTGTGGCTTACTATCACCTATCTAGTCGCGTTTTTAGCACTTAGTGTGCTTGGCTTTAAGCTTTTAAACGTCATATTTTGGTGGTATCCAAGCCTTAAGGTCGTGCTGATGCCTCACTATGACAAGGACGAAAAGGATATCCGCCTTAGTATCGCCGTATTTTTCGCCATGGTCGCACTCATGATATATCTAAATTTAGAGGTGGCGTTTGGTGCGTTTATCGCAGGTATGTTCATCGCGACGTTTTTTGATCACAAAAAAGACCTGCCGCACAAGCTAGCCAGCTTTGGCTTTGGCTTTTTGGTGCCGACCTTTTTTGTGCATATCGGCTCGACCTTCAAGCTTGCAAATTTATCCTCGCCTGACGTGCTCGAGCAAGCGGCGTTCATATTTGCCGCGATGCTTGGCTGCAGGCTCGTTGCGAGCGTGGTATTTTTAAATTTGCTTAAATTTAAAGGTATCGTGCTTTACGCACTTTCTCAGTCGATGCCGCTGACACTTCTCATCGCCGTTGCTACGATAGCACACAAAACGGGCGAGATAAGCGAAAATTCTTACACCTCTTTCATCCTAGCAAGCCTTATGCAAGCTATAATATCAACGATAGCAATCAAAATTTTAATGAGCCTTAAAAGCCAAACGAAAGGATAAACGATGCGCGAAACCGCGACACTCACGGACAACAGAACGGGTAAAAGCTACGAATTCCCGATATTAAAAGGCACGATGGGACCCGATGTGATCGACATCTCGACGTTTTTTAGCGACACAGGGATGTTCACCTTTGACCGCGGCTACACCTCGACTGCGATGTGCCGCTCGTCTATCACCTACATCGACGGGCTAAAAGGCGAACTGATGTATCGGGGCTACGACATCGCCTATCTCGCCGAGAATAAGACCTTTTTGGACGTGGCGTATCTGCTTTTAAACCGCGAGCTGCCAAACAAAGCCCAATACGACGCCTTTAAGCTCGAACTCAAAAAGCGCAGTTTCATCCACGAGGGTATGCTTAAAATTTTTGACGCATTCCCTGACAAAGCCCACCCTATGGCGATCTTGCAAGCGGCAGTCTCGGCGCTCTCGGCGTTTTATTTCGATCATCTCAATATGGACAAGCCAGAAGAATACCACGAGATGGCGATGCGAATCATCGCAAAGATCCCGACTATCGCGGCGTTTTACTACCGCTTTTCACGCGGACTACCGATCATCTATCCAAATTTAGACCGTGGCTTTACCGAAAATTTTCTCTACATGATGCGCAGCTACCCTTACGAGCATGTCGATCTTAAGCCTATCGAAGTCAAGGCGCTTGACACCGTCTTCATGCTGCACGCCGATCACGAGCAAAACGCCTCCACCACGACCGTGCGCACCGTGGGCTCGACACACGCACACCCGTATGCGTGCATCTCTGCTGGCATCGGCGCGCTGTGGGGCTGGGCGCATGGCGGAGCGAACGAGGGCGTCATCCGCCAGCTAGAAGAGATCGGCTCGGTCGCAAACGTCGATAAATACATCGCTCGCGCCAAGGACAAGAACGATCCGTTTAGGCTGCTTGGCTTTGGACACCGCGTGTATAAAAATTTCGACCCGCGCGCGAAGGTGCTAAAAAAGATGCGCGACCAGCTAGTTAGCGAGATCGGTATCAACTCCGAACTCATCGCGATTGCCAATCGCATCGAGGAGATCGCGCTAAATGACGAGTATTTCGTCAGTCGCAACCTCTATCCGAACGTCGATTTTCACTCGGGACTCATCTTAAAAGCCCTTGGCATACCAAACGATATGTTCGCCGTGATCTTCGTCATCGGCCGCACGCCGGGCTGGATCAGCCAGTGGATCGAGCTAAAAGAGCAAGGCAGCATCAAGATCGTGCGCCCTCGCCAGCTGTATGTTGGGGAAACCAACCGCACACCAAAACAATAGGAAGCATCTTAAATTTTGAAAAGCATAGATGATCTACTAGCCCTTGCCAAGGTCGCCGCACTGGCTGCCGGCGAGCAGATAAAAAGGCATTATGAGAATTTCACGCTCACGCTAAAGGCCGACCGCTCACCGCTCACTAGCGCCGATCTGGCCGCAAACGAGGCTATCATCAAAATTTTAAGCCAAAGCGGCCTGCCCGTTTGCTCGGAGGAGAAAATTTTAGAGCCTAAAAGCTGCGAAAATTTAGAGCGGTTCTGGCTAGTAGACCCGCTTGACGGCACGAAAGAATTCATCGCCAAAAACGGAGAATTTTGCGTTTGTATCGCCTTGATAGAAAACCAACGCCCTACCCTTGGCGTGATATTCATCCCCCACACGAACGAGCTTTTTTACGCGAGCGCGGGCGGAGCTTTTAAGGAAATTTTGGACGCAAGAGGTCAAATTTTAACCAAAACAAATCTACGCCAAAGCAGGCAAAACGGCAAAAATTTCATCCTTCTAAGTCATAGGAGCAAAAGCCTAAAAGCAAAAGCTATCGCTGCAAAACTCAGTCTAAATCATGCTAAAATAGGCTCTGCGATAAAATTTTGCCGCCTGGCGGAGGGAAGCGGCGGCGTTTATGCGAGATTTAGCCCCAGCTGCCTTTGGGACAATGCCGCAGGCGACGCGATAGTCTGCTTTAGCGGCGGGGCGGTCGTGGACACTAACACGCATCTACCGCCAAGATACGACATAAAAACGCTCGCCAGTCCTCATTTCATAGCCCTAAGCCGCGAAAATTTAGTGCTTTTAGAGCCTATCTTAGACCTTTGCGAGGATAAAATTTAGGCAAATCGGCTCGACCGCCAATTTCGATCACTCATGCCTGTCTGAAAGCCGCCATTTCTCCTCTTCAAGGTCGATCTGATACAAAAATCTACGTATCAGCTCCTCATCGATGCGCGGATCTTTGTTTAGCTACGCTAGCACGCGGCGTTGCTCGCTTAGGATAGCAAAATACCTCTCTTTCGCGTCCGCAGTGATACCGCAGCTATCGGCTGAAACCTGAAAGCTCCACGCCTTTTTTCGCAGTTGAAGTAAAAAGCTCTCGTCATTTTTAAAGTGGCTTTGCATAAAATTTAGCGACGCTTGCGCTAGTGTCTTTCGTATTAGCGTCTCCGCCTGCGTGGCGGGCATATGATCGTCAAATTCAGGCATTTTCGCTTTTTTAATGAGTAGTGAAAGCGTGAGTCCCTGCACCACAAGCGTCATCAAGATCGCCACAAAGGTGATGAAAAGTATGAGATCGCGGTGCGGAAACGCCTGCGTACCAGCCATTATCGGTATCGACAAAGCAGACGCCAGAGACACGACACCGCGCATGCCAGCCCAGCCGATCACGAGCGGTGCGCCGTTGCCGGGGTATTTATCGTCGGCGACCTCGATGAAATTTTTCATTATCAAGGTAACTATCGCTGCGCCGTAAGAGGCGAAGATACGCACGACGATGAGCACCGCCGTCACGAGCAGTCCGTAGCCGGTCGCGGTGATGAGCGAGACGCCCTCTCTTTGCAGCCCTTCTAAAATTTGCGGCAAGTCAAGCCCTATGAGCGCAAACACAAGACCGTTTAAGATGAAGATGAAATTTCGCCACACGGGCACGGCGTGAGTGCGCGTGGTAGCGTCAAACATCTCGTTTCGCTTCGTCGAGAGATATAGCCCTCCGGTGACCACCGCGAGCACGCCCGAGGAGTGGATCTCCTCGGCCAAAATATACATCGCATAAGGCGTCATGAGCGTTAGGATCGTATCCATATTTGCATCAAAAGGCAAAATTTTATGCAGCCTGCAAACGATAAATGCCACTGCAAGCCCCGCTCCCACGCCTCCTGCGATCATCCAGATAAAACTGCCCACCGCCTCGTACCAGACAAACTGCCCCGTCGTGACCGCGACCGCCGCAAAGCGAAAGATGATGAGTGAGGAGGCGTCATTTAGCAGACTCTCGCCCTCCAGTATCGCCGAGACGCGCTTTGGCACTTTGACGAATTTCAATATCACAGCCGCGCTCACAGCATCAGGCGGCGAGACGATGGCACCCAGCAAAAAGCCAAGTGCGAGCGAAAAGCCCGGTATCAGCCAGTTTGCGACGAGTGCAACGGCAGCAGCGGTGATGAAAACCACGACGAAAGCAAAGCCGCCGATCATGCGCCTCCACTTCCAAAACTCCTTAAACGATACCGCCCACGCGGCTTCGTAAAGCAATGGAGGCAAAAATACGATGAAAATGAGCTGAGGATCGATGCGGACGTGTGGTAAATTTGGCACGAAGCTAATCGCCAGCCCGCCAAGGACTAAAAGTATCGGATAGGCGATCTTTAGGCGGTTTGCGAGCATCATTAGAGCTACGATCAGCGCGAGCAGTCCAAGAAATAGCAAGAATTTTTCGGTCATTTTTTATCCTAAATTTAAATGTGCGAGTATAACAAAATGAGGCTTACGGGCGGTTTATCTTACGGCAGCTCACCTGCGTGGGGTCAAAATTCGTAGAATTCTTAGCATAGTCAAAACTTCGCTACGAACAAGATAAGTGGTAGCTGACCGCGCGTCTAATCGTGCTGCAAAACAAATCAAATCTCCTCAAAAAGAAACAACGCACTAAACAGCTTTGCGGTCTCTTTTACGAGCCCGAGGGCGTATTTGTTTATCTTCTCGCCCTTTATCTCCTTGTCGTTGTCATAAATTCTCATCTTATTTTTCTTTACATACTCCGCAAACATCAAACCTATCTGCTCGAGAGAATTTTTACCGTCAAATTCAAGCCCGATGAGATAGTCCGTATTTTTGATGTTTTCATTAAAATTTAGCTCGCTGGCAAAGGCGATATCGGGCTTTTCGTGATTTAAAAAATACCTCAAATAATCCGCCACATAAGGCTTTAGTCTCGATCTGCCCGGCTCATACTCGATATTTTTAAATTCCTTCACGGCCAGTGCGACATTATCGTTTACAGAGAGTAGTTTTACAAACGCCAGATATACATTTAGCTTCTGCTCGGGCAAAAGCTCTAAAATTTGAGACAAATTTATACTAGCAGGATACATTTTGTGAAAGACTTCGCACAGCCAGTCGATGTTTTCTGGCATATATTGATCGTCAGCATTTAGCCAAGAGCCATCCTCTTTTTTGAAATTTATTATGATATGAAGCTTATTTACGTCGCTTGGTCCGATCTGCTTATCGGCGACCTTGGCGTAGGCGTCCTTATGTACGATGAGGCTTTGTCTAAACGCTCTGTTTGTAAGAAAGTCCAAAAGCTGCTCGGACTCTATCCTGTCTTTAAATTTCTCGTTTTTATACGTATCGATATCGCTAGCGCCAAGATCAGGCCTAAATATATCCGACAGATCGCTCTCGCAAAGATAGGCAAGTCCGTTTTTATCAAGGTCGCCAGCAAAATCCTTAAAATAAAAAGGATCATTCACATGCTCGAGGTATTCGTGCAGGATATAATGATCCTTTTGAGCTTTTATGTTATCGATCCACTTTAAAAGCGAGGATACAGGTGTCTCTTTGTCTATTTTACCGCTCTGCACCTTATCTTGCAGGTATTTCTCGTAAATTTTAAGCGCCTCTTTGGCGGCCTTTAGCCTACCCTGCGCACTTTGCTCATCTTTGGATGCCAGATACATCAAATCGCGCAAGATATCCTTCATCTTCCAGCCAGGATAGGTGTTATACGAGATGAAAGCCACGCCGTTTTGGCTTAAATTTTCTTTTATGACGCGCAGGATCGCCTCTTTGACGAAGTCCGGTACCCAGCTATAAACGCCGTGAGCGATGATGTAGTCAAATTTCTGCACTCCGACATCAGCTGCGCTAAATTTGCAGATATCTTTTTGCACGAGGGTTAAATTTTTTATACCGATCTCGCCTAAAATTTCGCGCCCGCGCTTTATTTGCTCGCCGCTTAGATCGACGCCGACTAGCTTTGCGTTTGGATTATGCAGGGCAAATGGTATGAGGTTGCCGCCAAAGCTACATCCTATCTCTAAGATCCTAGCGTTTTGACTGGATGCGGGCTCGATGCCAAGCAGCGCCGCGCACGCCTCCAGCCTCAGAGGCGAGCACTGCGGGAAGGCGCTAGAGGTGTAAGTAAGCTCATCGTATGATCTTTTTATGTCGTTTTGTATGTCGCTCATCTTCGTCCTTTAAATTTCGCTTTGGTTGGTAAATTTAGACTAAAACGCCCTGTTTTTTATGAGCTCGAGTGTATTTTTAGCATCGTCTTGCGGCTTTAGCACCAGATCTGCGCGCACGATCTTGCCGCCTTTTATGATGAGAGTCTGGCGAAAATAAAATTTCTTGCCGTCCCCGCTTGAAAACACGGGAAGCTCCAGCGCACGCTCAAGGGCGAAATCAGCGTCGTTTAAGAACATGAATTGCGCGCCGGTGTCCTCTTTGAATTTTATCTGCTCCGCAAGATCTTGCGTCCCGATAGCCACGACCATAAAGCCAAGCTCGTTAAATTCGCTCATCAGTCTTTTGTATTCGCCCGCTTGCACGGTGCAGCCGGTCATGCCCTCGGTGTTTTTGAGCTGTTCGCTTAAAAATTTGCCGCTCTCGCCCATCTTAGGATACAAAAATACGACGCAATCATGCGTCCTGGCAAACGCCGAAAAGTCGAAATCCTCGCCCTTTAGACCCTTTAAATGTATGCTCGTAGGAATTTTGATCATATCGATCCTTTAAAATTTTAATGAAATCTTAAGCGCATTATAACATTTAAATTTAATTATATTCAGCTATATTTCAACAAAGTATTATATTTAAACGAATGCTTCGCAAATCTTACTTGCTCCACAAAGTGCCGAACGTGTAGCACGATTTTTTGCTTCGACTTCGTCTTGCAACTGCGAGCAGACAGCGGTCAACTACCGCTTCCCTCAAAATCGGCGACGTCTGCTTGCAGTTGCGAAGCAAAATAGTGTCGCTTCATAAGATTTGACTACGCTGGAACGAAACCTTGAAATTTCATCCGATAAATTTAGCTCACTTGCTCTTGGTATTAAAAAAATATACCAAAAACAGCACGCCAAAGCTGATAGCAAGCATCAAGGCGGCATATACGTGCGCCTTTGTATAATCAAGCATCTCGACCGCCTCGAATATCGCGATACTAGCGACCTTCGTCTCGCCGGCGACACTTCCGCCTATCATCAACACGACGCCAAATTCCCCCATCGTATGCGCAAAACTAACGACGATCGCCGTCAGCAAGCTTGGCTTGATATTTGGCAAGATCACGCGAAAAAGCGTCTCGAATTTACCCTTGCCAAGCGAATAACTAGCCTCAAACAAGCTCTTACTGAGGCTATTTAGCCCCGCATAGACAGGCTGAAACATAAAAGGAAGCGAATATATGCAGCTTGCTACGACCAGTCCCGTGAAGTTAAAAACGAGCCTGATGTCAAACACGCTCTCGAAAAATTTACCGATCGGCGAATAAGGCGAAAGAAATATGAGCAGATAAAAGCCTAAAACGCTAGGTGGCAGCACGAGTGGCAAAGAGATTACGGCCTCGATGACGGGCTTGCCCCAAAAATCCCTGCGCGACATCGCATAAGCCAAAGCAAGCACTACGAAAAAGAGTATGGCGCTTGAAACCAAAGAGAGCTTTAAAGATAGATAAAACGGCGAGAAATCTATATCAAACATGGCTCGCTCGCATCGTTTGTGGGTAAATCCCATTTAAATTTACGTCCGATCTAGCGTGCATTTTCGCCCTCTATCTTTTGCAAATTTACATTAAAGGCCTTTGCGCTCACGGTGACGATATCGCCCGCCTTTAGCCCGGCCGCTTCGTCGCAGCTTAGCACTATCTCGCAAAGCTGCTGGCCCACGAGCACAAGCGCTACAAATATCGCGTCGCAGCGTTTTATCTCTAAAATTTTGCCGTTAAATGCAAATTTTTGAGAGCCGGACTGCTTTAAAAACACCTCCGCAGGGCTCGCCGCGGTGCTTACCTTACCGCCATCAAGCACGAAAACTTTCGAGCAAAGCTTATAGATCTCGCCCACATCGTGACTAACGAGCACTACGCTCATCTTGAATTCGGCGTGAAGCGCTTGCAAATAATCTTGTAGCTTGCCTCTCATATCGTTATCAAGTGCACTTAGCGGCTCGTCAAGCAGTAAAATTTCAGGTCGTCTCATCAGCGCACGAGCGAGCGCCACACGCTGTTTTTGACCGCCGGAGAGCTTTGAGATACGTGCATCTTTTAAGCTGCCTAACTCGCACATGGCTAAAAGCTTATCCGCAAGCTGCTTGTCTTTGTTTGCAAAGAGTAAATTTTCAAGCAAGTTCATATTTTCAAACAGGGCGTAATCCTGAAACAAAAACCCGATATTTCGCTTTTGTGCCGGTAAATTTACGTTTTCGTCGAAAAAGACTCGTTCGCCGACCTTGATACGTCCGCTATCTGGCGTCTCAAAGCCGGCCAGCAAGCGTAAGATAGTCGTTTTGCCGCCGCCGCTCTTGCCGTAAAGCGCGACGAATTCACCGCGATTTATCTGTAAATTCGCATCAAGGACGAATCTCCCGCTAGCGCCGCTGAGCTCTTTTTTGCACGAAATTTCAATCATCGATGCCGCTTATGTGGACGCAGGTCGATTTGATATAGGCAAAGACGCTGTCGCCCTCGTTTAAATTCAGCTCATTGCAAGAAAGGCTGGAGATTATGCTCTCAAACTCGAACTGAGCGAATTTCAGATGAATAACACTTAAAATTTCGCCCTTTGAAATTTTAAGTATTTTGCATGGAAGTTCGTTTCTTATCGAGCAGTTTTGAAGCTTTGAAGTAGCGATTATCACATCGGAGCTTTTGAAATTTAGCCTGACGTTAAGGCCCTCGCGCAAACGACTGTGATCGCCAAGGGCCAACATATAGATGACGGCGTCAGTATCTGAAATTTGAAATTTATAGCAACCGACGCCATCACGCTCAAGTATTTGTAAAATTTGCGCTTTTATCATTTAGCCGGGACGTTGTAGCCAAATTTTTTGAAAATTTCCCTACCTTTATCGCCCAAAACGAAGTCGTAAAATGCCTTTGCTTCCGCGTTATTTTCGGCGCGTTTAGTTATCACGATACCTTGATCGATCGGAGTGTAGAGCTTTGGATCTACAAATGCGTAGTTCACGCCCTCTTTGTATTTTGACATTTTCTCGTCAAACAGCGCGCTAGCCGCGATAAATCCGACATCAGCAGCACTTAGAGCCTGAGAGAGGGTCTCTGAAATTTTTTGCGCATAGACGATATGTTTTTCGACTTTATCGAACAATTTCGCGTTTTTGAGCGCTTCGATACTTGCCTTGCCGTAAGGTGCGGTCTCAGGATTTGCTATCGAGATGGATTTTAGCCCCACGACTACGTTTAGTCCTTTTTTGAAGTCGATATTTCTGATAGAAAACATCGCAAGCGCGCCTTGTGCATAAATTACCGGCTTGGTTGCTGCAAATCCGCTGTCATATACCTTTTGAGTAAAGCCCATGTCAGCAGCCATGAAGATATCGGCAGGCGCGCCGTTTTGTATCTGCGTAGTGAGGCCGCCGCTCGCGCCAAGTGTCACATTTACCTTTGTTTGCGGGCTGACCTTGGCAAATTCGCTGATGAGCTCAGGGAAAGCGTATGTCGTATTTGCCGCCGCATAGACTGTTATATCCCCCGCAAATGCGCTGATAGCAAGCGTAATGCTCGCAACTATCGAAGAAAGAAATTTTTTCATTTATACTCCTATTATGATTTGTGATGATTTTACTACCGCTGTCAGCTCGTCGCCGACGCCTATTTGCATATCCATAGCGCTATCTTTTGTGATTATAGCGGTCAGGGTCTGCTCGTCGCTTAGTTTCATCGTTATCTCGGCGCTAACCACCCCTATTTTGGCCTCTATGACCTTGCCTTTTAGCTGATTTCGCGTGCTGAGATTAAGCTTCTCGTCGCCTTTTACCAGGATGACAGCCGGGGCTTTGAATATAAAAACGACCTTTTTGCCGACCTTTAGGGCTAAACTTTTCTCGCTTTCGACCGTGATAGTCGCGCTTAGAGTGCTGCCGTTGCTAAGGCGAGCGATGACTTCGGTATTCACCGCACCTGAGTTTATATGCGTTATCTCGCAGCATAGCTGGTTGCGAGCGCTTAAATTCATGCTCATGCGCTGTAAATTCACGATATCGACATCGTTAAAATCGACCTTCTCGCAGATCCTTTGTAAAAAATCTTTCTGCGCTTCAAGTATCGCATCGTAAATTTCGATCATCTTTTCGCCGTATTCGCTTAGCTCCGAGCCGCTATTTTTCTTGTTTCCGTCCGCACGAACTATGAGAGGCTTGTGACTTTTATTGTTGAGAGTATCGAGACTGTCCCAAGCATTTTTATACGAGATGCCGACAAAATCGGCCGCCTTGGTTATGCTTTTTGTCTTTTTTACCGCTTTAAGAAGCTGTATATGCTTTGCTAAAACTTGTGTATCTTCGCTCAAAAACAGCTCTAAATTTACGTCCGATTTCACCTTTTTCCTTTCTATATAATAATTTAATTTCGTAAGTATAGCTCATGCTATATATTAATTTACTTAAAATTTCAAATAAAGTGTTTTAATTCTTTTAAAGTTTCAAAAGGATAAAATCTAGACTAATTTTTAAAATTTTAGGCTATTATAGGACATTTTATGAGAATTTTGCTGGCTATTTTCTTTAGCACGCTACTAGCTTTTGCAAACCCTAGCACAAACGAAGCGGACGAATTCGACGTGGAATTTGACGCCAAAGCCAACACCTTTGACCCACTAAGCGGCTACAACCGCGTGATGACGAATGTGAACGATTTTATATATTCAAACATACTCACTCCTGCCGCCAAGGGCTATGCCTACGTAGTTCCCGAGCCCGCGCGCACCGCGATCTCAAACTTTTTTGACAATCTCATGTTCCCTATCCGCTTCGTAAATAACGTGTTACAGCTTAAATTCCAAAACGCAGGTGAGGAGACGCTGAGATTTCTTGCAAATACGATAATCGGCTTTGGCGGACTGACCGACGGCGCGAAATACTACGGACTAAAAGAGCACGACGAGGATCTGGGGCAGACGCTAGGATACTGGGGCGTAGGCAGCGGTTTTCATATCGTTTGGCCGATCTTAGGACCTTCAAATTTAAGAGATACTGCGGGCATGGTGGGAGATTATTTCGCAAATCCTATCAGCTACGTGAAGCCAAGAGAGCTATCCATCGGTATAGGCGCGTTTAAATACCTAAACGACTTCTCGCACGATCCGACGGCCTACGATAAGCTCAAAAAAGACGCGATCGATCTTTATCCGTTTTTACGCGACGGCTACGAGCAAAGACGCGAACACCTAATCAAGGAATGAATATGAAAATTTTTAAAATTTTACTCGCTGCGGTGCTATTTGCGTGTAGCCTTTGGGCGGTCTCTGAAAACGAGATCAAGCAAGAGGTGACTAAGCGCACAGACGAAGCTATCAAGGTGCTAAAAGATACAAATTTAGACAACGCGGCAAAGAGTAAGGCCTTGTTTGCGATATTCGATCCGTTGTTTGACTTTAAGCAAATGGCTAAAATCAGCCTTGGCAAGCGCTACAACAGCCTAAGTGCCAGCGAGCAAAAGCAGTTTGACGAGGCTTTCGAGCAAAAGCTAAAAAGCTCATACATCGATAAGCTACTTAGCTACACCAATCAAGAAATAAACATAAAAGACGCGAGCAAACCTCAGCCAAATCGCTACTGGCTAAATTCCGAGCTCATAAGCGAGGGCAAACCCTATGAGTTCGTCTATAAATTTTACGACGCGAAGGAGCGCGGCTGGCTAATATATGATATCGATATCATAGGCGTGAGCATCATCCAGACATACCGCAGTCAGTTTGCCGACCTACTTGACAACGCCGATTTTGCGACACTGATAGCAAAGCTAAATCAAACAACCCTACCAAATCAAGGCGACAAATAGCCCTTGATGCGCGCTATTTTTAAATTTATCCTGACCTTTGACAAGCTCATCATCGCGCTTGTCTTGGCATTAAGCGCGCTATTTGGCTACTTTAGCACGAAGCTTAGCATAGACGCCTCGGCGGAAACGCTCCTGCTGGAACACGACCCCGATCTTGAGGCCTGGCGCGAAATTTCAAAACGCTACATCTCACCGACCTATCTTGTAGTGACCTATACGCCCAAAAATGGCGATCTGCTAGCTAACGAGAGCCTTGATCTCATCAAAAATTTAAGCGACGAACTGGCCAAAAACGATATGGTGCAAAACGTCCTTTCTATCCTGAACGTCCCGCTCCTTGAGAGCGTAGATGGCGGGCTGACGGGTATTTTCAAGCACACTCCTACGCTGATGGATGCGGATATAAACAAAAGCAAGGCAAGGGAGGAATTCTCACGTAGCCCCCTTTATAGCGGCAACCTCATCAGCAAAGATCTAAAAACCACGGCGATCGTGCTAAATTTAAAGGACGACGAGAAATTTAACGAGCTTTTAAACGAGCGAAACGAGCTTAGTTTAAAAGAGCAAAACGGCACGATAAGCGCAGCCGAAAATGTGAAATTTGAAGAGGTGAAGGTCGAGTTTAAGCGCTACCGAGACGAGCTCAGGGTCAAGGAACATGAAAATTTAGAGCGCATAAAAGCCAGCATCGCGAAATTTAACAGCCAAAATAGCTTATTCCTGGGCGGCGCAAACATGATAGCCGATGATATGATAAGCTTTGTCAAAAGCGATCTTTACATCTACGGCATCAGCGTTTTGCTGCTGCTTGGCTTTAGTTTGTGGCTATTTTTCAGGCAGATACGCTGGATAGTGCTGCCGATATTCATCTGCGCGGTGAGCGTAGTTTTTACGACCGGGATATTTGGGCTCTTTGGCTGGGAGGTAACGGTGATCAGCTCAAACTACATCGCCCTGCAGCTCATCATCACCATCTCCACGGTCATCCACCTCATCGTAAGCTACCGAGAATTTTACATAAAGCATCCAAAATACAGCCAAAGGCAGCTCGT containing:
- a CDS encoding 3'(2'),5'-bisphosphate nucleotidase CysQ family protein gives rise to the protein MKSIDDLLALAKVAALAAGEQIKRHYENFTLTLKADRSPLTSADLAANEAIIKILSQSGLPVCSEEKILEPKSCENLERFWLVDPLDGTKEFIAKNGEFCVCIALIENQRPTLGVIFIPHTNELFYASAGGAFKEILDARGQILTKTNLRQSRQNGKNFILLSHRSKSLKAKAIAAKLSLNHAKIGSAIKFCRLAEGSGGVYARFSPSCLWDNAAGDAIVCFSGGAVVDTNTHLPPRYDIKTLASPHFIALSRENLVLLEPILDLCEDKI
- a CDS encoding class I SAM-dependent methyltransferase; its protein translation is MSDIQNDIKRSYDELTYTSSAFPQCSPLRLEACAALLGIEPASSQNARILEIGCSFGGNLIPFALHNPNAKLVGVDLSGEQIKRGREILGEIGIKNLTLVQKDICKFSAADVGVQKFDYIIAHGVYSWVPDFVKEAILRVIKENLSQNGVAFISYNTYPGWKMKDILRDLMYLASKDEQSAQGRLKAAKEALKIYEKYLQDKVQSGKIDKETPVSSLLKWIDNIKAQKDHYILHEYLEHVNDPFYFKDFAGDLDKNGLAYLCESDLSDIFRPDLGASDIDTYKNEKFKDRIESEQLLDFLTNRAFRQSLIVHKDAYAKVADKQIGPSDVNKLHIIINFKKEDGSWLNADDQYMPENIDWLCEVFHKMYPASINLSQILELLPEQKLNVYLAFVKLLSVNDNVALAVKEFKNIEYEPGRSRLKPYVADYLRYFLNHEKPDIAFASELNFNENIKNTDYLIGLEFDGKNSLEQIGLMFAEYVKKNKMRIYDNDKEIKGEKINKYALGLVKETAKLFSALFLFEEI
- a CDS encoding cation:proton antiporter, with the protein product MQTNVASELSILVTLAFIIFASPYISRILRVQVAPVEIMLGALAGYIGVIGENEIFGLISEVGFFFLMFLAGMEIDLRMLINIDRKILRLGCIYLALIYLLAAVLTFSLDLSTLYIIIIPIMAVGMIFTLFKEYGKQQEWLNLSMLIATIGELISIMLLTFAAAYLQFGAGVKLWLTITYLVAFLALSVLGFKLLNVIFWWYPSLKVVLMPHYDKDEKDIRLSIAVFFAMVALMIYLNLEVAFGAFIAGMFIATFFDHKKDLPHKLASFGFGFLVPTFFVHIGSTFKLANLSSPDVLEQAAFIFAAMLGCRLVASVVFLNLLKFKGIVLYALSQSMPLTLLIAVATIAHKTGEISENSYTSFILASLMQAIISTIAIKILMSLKSQTKG
- a CDS encoding Na+/H+ antiporter; the protein is MTEKFLLFLGLLALIVALMMLANRLKIAYPILLVLGGLAISFVPNLPHVRIDPQLIFIVFLPPLLYEAAWAVSFKEFWKWRRMIGGFAFVVVFITAAAVALVANWLIPGFSLALGFLLGAIVSPPDAVSAAVILKFVKVPKRVSAILEGESLLNDASSLIIFRFAAVAVTTGQFVWYEAVGSFIWMIAGGVGAGLAVAFIVCRLHKILPFDANMDTILTLMTPYAMYILAEEIHSSGVLAVVTGGLYLSTKRNEMFDATTRTHAVPVWRNFIFILNGLVFALIGLDLPQILEGLQREGVSLITATGYGLLVTAVLIVVRIFASYGAAIVTLIMKNFIEVADDKYPGNGAPLVIGWAGMRGVVSLASALSIPIMAGTQAFPHRDLILFITFVAILMTLVVQGLTLSLLIKKAKMPEFDDHMPATQAETLIRKTLAQASLNFMQSHFKNDESFLLQLRKKAWSFQVSADSCGITADAKERYFAILSEQRRVLA
- a CDS encoding citrate synthase, whose protein sequence is MRETATLTDNRTGKSYEFPILKGTMGPDVIDISTFFSDTGMFTFDRGYTSTAMCRSSITYIDGLKGELMYRGYDIAYLAENKTFLDVAYLLLNRELPNKAQYDAFKLELKKRSFIHEGMLKIFDAFPDKAHPMAILQAAVSALSAFYFDHLNMDKPEEYHEMAMRIIAKIPTIAAFYYRFSRGLPIIYPNLDRGFTENFLYMMRSYPYEHVDLKPIEVKALDTVFMLHADHEQNASTTTVRTVGSTHAHPYACISAGIGALWGWAHGGANEGVIRQLEEIGSVANVDKYIARAKDKNDPFRLLGFGHRVYKNFDPRAKVLKKMRDQLVSEIGINSELIAIANRIEEIALNDEYFVSRNLYPNVDFHSGLILKALGIPNDMFAVIFVIGRTPGWISQWIELKEQGSIKIVRPRQLYVGETNRTPKQ